A window of Parachlamydiales bacterium contains these coding sequences:
- the rplU gene encoding 50S ribosomal protein L21 has product MSYAIIKSGGKQHRVAIGDLIDVELIPVELGEAVEFNEVLFIQNETNSLIGSPFVNGYVVKGELVDFVAGPKIHSVKYKVRKRSYKKWGHRQHYSRVKITAIAPVA; this is encoded by the coding sequence ATGTCATATGCCATTATAAAGTCGGGTGGAAAACAACATCGCGTAGCAATAGGCGATCTCATTGACGTCGAACTTATCCCGGTTGAACTGGGCGAAGCTGTCGAATTCAACGAAGTGTTGTTTATCCAAAACGAAACTAATTCTCTAATCGGTTCTCCATTTGTTAACGGCTATGTCGTTAAAGGCGAACTGGTTGACTTTGTTGCTGGACCAAAAATCCACAGCGTTAAATACAAAGTGCGCAAGCGTTCCTACAAAAAATGGGGCCACCGCCAGCACTATTCCCGTGTTAAAATCACTGCTATCGCACCTGTTGCATAA
- a CDS encoding NAD(P)-dependent oxidoreductase, with amino-acid sequence MNIVLLQTRLALNEVDQLLKEFPQYLFLSLSEASYTTLSPEYWARIEIVYGNRMTSEDLTHAHQLKWIHLPGSLTNRICLFEIEKQGNVIVTNTKDEDLVQVGEFVMGLILSFGKSLFVWHEPNQNPSHVWSHKARENMWALKNKTLLQIGMQKTGTEIARQAEFRGMKVIGLDERKSFQPHFATIDSLENASTYLPQADVVCITLPATKKNSGWLDKAKIDLLKKGALLIILGSPKVTDEEALVEAARSERLRGVWMDIPFQTPPPATSPLWNTPNLFLSPEIAPRPRLQEKQSFRIFRYNLRQYSFGNINDMRNIVDKEALFA; translated from the coding sequence ATGAACATAGTGCTTTTACAAACACGCCTCGCATTGAATGAGGTAGACCAGCTTTTAAAAGAGTTTCCCCAATACCTCTTTTTATCCTTAAGCGAAGCATCCTATACTACCCTAAGTCCTGAATATTGGGCACGGATAGAAATTGTGTATGGCAATCGGATGACTAGTGAAGACTTAACGCATGCCCACCAATTAAAATGGATTCATTTGCCTGGGAGTTTGACTAATCGAATTTGTTTATTCGAGATAGAGAAGCAGGGTAATGTGATTGTTACAAATACAAAAGATGAAGACTTAGTGCAGGTAGGCGAGTTTGTGATGGGATTAATCTTAAGTTTTGGCAAGTCCCTTTTCGTCTGGCATGAGCCTAATCAAAATCCTTCCCATGTTTGGAGCCATAAAGCTAGAGAAAATATGTGGGCTTTAAAAAATAAGACCTTATTACAGATAGGGATGCAGAAGACAGGGACAGAGATTGCGCGGCAGGCGGAATTTCGCGGCATGAAAGTGATTGGGCTAGACGAGAGAAAGTCATTTCAACCCCATTTTGCTACGATTGACTCCCTAGAGAATGCATCCACTTATCTGCCGCAAGCAGATGTTGTTTGCATCACATTACCCGCTACTAAGAAAAACTCAGGGTGGCTTGATAAAGCGAAGATCGACCTCTTAAAAAAAGGAGCGCTTTTGATCATTTTGGGGTCGCCTAAAGTGACAGATGAGGAGGCCTTGGTCGAAGCGGCACGCAGTGAAAGGCTACGCGGCGTTTGGATGGACATCCCTTTTCAAACTCCGCCCCCTGCAACGTCTCCCTTATGGAATACGCCTAATTTGTTCCTATCTCCCGAAATTGCACCACGGCCGCGCTTGCAGGAGAAGCAGTCATTCCGTATTTTCCGCTATAACTTAAGGCAATATTCCTTCGGCAACATTAACGATATGCGCAATATTGTCGATAAAGAGGCTTTATTCGCTTAG